Proteins encoded by one window of Sorex araneus isolate mSorAra2 chromosome 3, mSorAra2.pri, whole genome shotgun sequence:
- the LOC101545817 gene encoding 60S ribosomal protein L34-like, whose amino-acid sequence MVQCLTYRRRLSYNTASNKTRLSRTPGNRIVYLYTKKVGKAPKSACGVCPGRLRGVRAVRPKVLKRLSKTKKHVSRADGGSTCAKCVRDRIKRAFLFEEQKIVVKVLKAQAQSQKAK is encoded by the coding sequence ATGGTGCAGTGCCTGACATACCGCCGGCGGCTCTCCTACAACACCGCCTCCAACAAAACCCGCCTGTCCCGAACCCCAGGAAATAGAATCGTTTACCTGTATACCAAGAAGGTTGGGAAGGCGCCGAAGTCCGCGTGTGGTGTGTGCCCCGGCCGGCTTCGAGGAGTCCGGGCAGTGCGGCCCAAAGTTCTGAAGCGGCTGTCTAAAACAAAGAAGCATGTCAGCCGGGCCGATGGCGGATCCACATGTGCCAAGTGTGTCCGAGACAGGATCAAGCGCGCTTTCCTTTTTGAGGAGCAGAAAATAGTGGTGAAAGTGTTGAAGgcacaagcacagagccagaaagcaaaataa